GTTAAGAAGTGCTTCCATCAACCCGCTGAAAAGGTGGAAAGCCGCTAAGGGGTTCGCCCCGACTTCTTCTAGGATCCCGTTTACCAACTCGGAGAGAATATCTCGCGTCGGTTTCGTCAGCCCTTTCAGTCGTAAATGAAAGAACTTTCTCTTTTTAAGATCAGAGATGTTTCGGAGGATTTCAGCCCCTTTGAGGACAGATTTCTGGTTTGCCATAAGAGGGAACTTGGAAAATTTAGTACACGATGCCGGCTGGACTCTATTCGGCAAGCTGGTTTTACGAATATGACACCAAAAACCGACGATTTCGAACTGATCACTCCCGACTTAGGCGATACGGATAAAATTGAGCTCGTTCGATGGAATGCAAAACAAGGAGAGACGATCGAGATTGGTCAAGAGGTATGCGAATTGGTAACGGATAAGGCTTCTTTCCCGATGGAGTCTCCGATCCATGGCACTCTGACGCAAATTATGAAAGAGAAGGGTTCCATCGTATCAAAAGGAGAAATTTTAGGCGTGATTCGGAGGAAAAAAACCGAGTGAAATTGGTCCATTTATCGGACCTCCACTTTCCAGTACACCTTCCTTTGTCCAGCCTCAAAGGGAAGATGGTACCGGGGTACTTAAATTACACCCTTCGGCGTAAAAGTAAGTATCCGATCTATCTATGGGAATCGCTCGTCGAGAAAGTACTATCCTTGAATCCGGATGGCATCGTCATCTCCGGCGATATTACAAACGTAGCACATATCACCGAATATTTCGGTTCTCTAGAATACTTAAGACCTATATTAAGCGACAAGACTTTCATGATCCCCGGAAATCATGATCGATATACACGCGCCGCGGTGAGGGGATCGGAACCGTACTATGAAAGGTTTTTTTCCAGATGGATGGGAGATCCGGTGGAAGGATCGAAAGGTTATCTTCGCTGGAAAAAAGTGGGGTCTCTCTATCTGATCGGATTAGATTCGAATAAGCCTCTCTCCGTCTTAAACGCATACGGATATGTAGACCCGAATGTCGTGCGAGACGCGTTAGCTTTCTTACGGGATAAACAGGCCAGCAGATACGTCCTAGTTTGCCATCACCCGATTTGGAATCCTCCCGAAAGGCAGGAATCAGGCGGTCATAAGATGCGCAATCGGGAAGAAATAGCGGAATTATTAAAAGGGAACCCTCCCGTAGCCTACTTACATGGGCATGTTCATACGAACTGGGTAAAATCCCCGGGTAAGGAAAAACCGTACTACGTGGTAAATTCCGCGTCCAGCACCCGGATTTCCGACGCAAGGCATGATTGCGGATTTCACTTTTTAGAAATTAATAATGAAAGCACCCAAATCACCCGCTTTACTTTCTCGGAAGGCATGTCCAAGTTTATGGAAACGCAAACGATCTCGTACGAAGAAAAGGAATAAAATGGCCGGAAAAATCGAACCAATCGAAATCCAACGTGAACTAACCAAGATCAAGCATCCCGAGTTAAAGAAGGACATAGTTTCCTTGGGAATGATCGCTTCTTTAGAAATCGGTGAGGACGAAACGAATATCCTCGTAAAAACTCCGAGCCAGGATAGGCGCATTCAAATCGGATTGGAAGCGCAGATCCGCCAAACCCTCTCAAAGAAAGAAGGAATCGGAAAAATAAAGATAAAGTTCGAAGTCGATCCTAAGTTCCAGCTCGACGATTCGAATAAGATCGTCGGAGTAAAAAAAGTGATCGCGATCGGCTCCGGAAAAGGAGGCGTCGGAAAATCCACGGTCACAGTTAATCTGGCGGCTGCTGCGAGCGCCTTGGGATATAAGGTCGGCGTTATGGACGCCGATATCTACGGACCATCCGTCGGAAAAATGTTCGGAATTAACGGAAGAGTCGCCTTAAAAGCCGAAGAAGATAAAATCTATCCGCTAGAAAAAGACGGTCTAAAGATTATATCGTTCTCCTTTTTGATCGATGAAAAACAGCCGGTCGTCTGGAGAGGACCGATGCTCGGCAAGGCAGTCGAGCAATTTCTTTACGATATTGTTTGGGGTGAGTTGGATTTTCTTTTCATCGATCTTCCTCCCGGTACTGGGGACGTTCAATTGTCGCTGGCCCAGCTGATCGATCTGGATGGAGCGGTTCTGGTTACTACTCCTCAGTCCGTCGCATTGCTAGATGCAAGTCGTGCAGCGGCAATGTTTGAGCAAGTGAAAGTACCCATTTTGGGCGTAGTAGAGAATATGAGTGAATTTGTGTGTCCGAATTGTGGCCATTCTTCGCCTATCTTCTCGAAAGGTGGCGGTCAAAAATTGGCGGATGCTTTCGATTCAAAATTCTTAGGCGGAATCCCACTTACGATGGATCTAATGAATGCAAGTGAATCCGGAAAGCCGCTTGTCTTCCAAGAGCCTAACGGTCAAGTTGCCCAAGCGTACAAAAACATTCTAGAAAATCTTAATGAAGAGATAAAAAAGTGGGAATGAGCGTCAATCGTCAGTCAGTTATTACAGGAGAAAGGAAACCGTGAAGTTTGAGAAAGGCTCCGAAAAGAACCCATCTGGAAACCTCATCGTCTACTGTAATGTAGTAGGGGAGAACCCTCTATATCCGGGTGGTAAGATCATCGCGTCCAATGTCGTAGTTAGTTTTCTGCGAATTGGAGAGAATTTTCCCGTAGTCACCTTCCCACCCGTTTCGCTAGACAGCTATGACGATTTAAAGCGTATCATCTCGGATAATTACGACAAGTATGACGTCGTTAAAATCAAAGACTTTGAAATGCCTACCGAGCAGGAAGATTCGAATTCTTATATCAAAGAAAGGATGGATCATTTCGAAAACGTGGTCATTCGCTACGTTGAACTCTGCAAGAATCGCGAAGGGAATTCCTTTCCTGCCAACGATAAGGAACCCGAGGGAGTACGCGATTACCTGGATTCGTTAGCGAATCTTTCTCTGAAAGTGCGTAGATCCAGCGGAATTGCCCGCGAGGCTTCTCTCTTGCATATGGAGAAGTTGGTGGAGAATTTCGCGGGAAAGCATCCTGAATTCGACCTGCATAATTTTAGAAAAGCGCTTGAAATGCCCGGCCAGACGGGTGAAGAGCTGATAGGTTTATATCTGCAGAAGTTTAACGCCATTTCGTACGAGAGATACGAAGACGCTTCTTCCTTGAATAAACGGATTCAACAGATTGAATCCGTCAATTCCTGAGTCTGAATCCTACGACTTAGTGTATCGGTCTCTATTTTCCCGAAAGCGTTCCTCGAAGATTACCTCGATTCTTTCGAATGTCGGCGATTCATCGCTTATAGAAGCGGGATGAGGGATGGAACGATTTTGTGTCCATTTTCGAATATGAATCGCTCCTTCCCGAAAAACGAAAAGAATAATATTATAAAATTCGATTGCATTTTTAGGACTCGGCCTCTAAATCCGGATTCCATCTAGGATATAAATCCACATCGACTCCTAACAGACGGAAAATCCGAGTCGCCATAAAATCGCCCAGGTCATCCAAGGTTTTAGGAATTTGATAGAATCCCGGGGAAGCAGGCAGCAAGATTGCACCTGCATCATGAAGGTCGATCATATTCTGCAAATGGATTCTATTATAAGGCGTCTCGCGAGGGACTAAAATTAATTTTCTTCTCTCTTTAAGACTGACATCCGCCGCCCGTTCGATTAAATTATCGGTAATTCCGGATCGAATCGAGGCTACGGTTTTCATCGAACACGGTACTATAACCATTCCGTCCCAGGTATTCGAGCCGGATGCGATATCCGCACCGACGTCTTTGTGATCTCGAATTTTGAAGTTATGTTTAACGGTCGGTCTCCAGAGTTCTTCTATATAATCTAAGACTTCTTTCGGAGAGGAGACTTTCGTCCCGTATTCCTCCCGAAAAACTCGAATCGCGGCGGGACTCGCCACAAACCAACTTTCGCCTTCCAACTCCATCAGAGCGCGTATAAATCGCGTCGCGTAGATGGACCCGCTTGCGCCGGCTATTGCGACGATTAACTTCGTATTCTTCTGAGAGTTCAATTCCTTATTCCGATTATGAAATTCTTATAAAGGAACATTACGAATCGCTGTTAGAATTTCCGGAATTTTTTCCGCCAAAATCCCCAAGAATGAAACCAAGGAGATCCAGGAATGAATTCCGTAAAATGCGGGAGGGAAAATACCGTCCTTGTGTTTCATTGCAATCCATTGCTCGCATATCAGCAGCAGTCCTGTCCCGACCCAAAAAAGCCAAAAAATACCGGAAAGCCCCGAGGCAATTCCCGCCCATGCCAAAAAAAGGAGGGAAAGAAGATGAGAAATCCTGGAAATCCATAGCGACGCATTTCGTCCAAAGCGGGCAGGTATCGATTGCAAGCCTTCCTTCCTATCAAAAGATTCGTCTTGCAAAGCGTATAAAATATCGAAACCGGAAAGATTGAAGGCTAAGCCGATTGTCCAAAAGACCGGCTCCCAAGCAAACTCCTGGCGCAAAGCGACCCAGGCTCCGAGAGGAGCTAACCCTATCGAAACCCCCAAATAGAAATGGCAAAGAAACGTGAATCTCTTCGTATAAGAATAAGTCAAAAGCAAAAACAATGTCGGAAAAGCAAGGGCAAAAGCTAAGGGATTTAAAAACCAACTCCCGAGAAAAAAAACGAAGGAAGAAACGATGATAAACAAGATTGCAGCAACTTCCGAAATTTGACCGGCCGGAATTTCCCGATTAGCCGTCCTTGGATTTTTGACGTCAAATCCGCTGTCTACCCAGCGATTGAAACCCATCGCCGCGCTTCTCGCTCCTATCATACAAATCAGCACCCAAAAGAATCTGATTCCCCATTCGCCAAGCATGACGTCAGGCGTTTTTAAAAAAGCGAGAATGCAAGAAATGCCTGCAAAGGGCAGCGCAAATAATGTATGGGAAAATTTTACAAATCTTCCGTACTTACCGAACGTCTCTAATGCTGAAGAAACCATCCCATTCAAAATGATAAAACCTATCGTTCCAGGAAGCAGATTTTTATTTTTCTATTCGAAAATAGGTGATTTTTTCACGGAAGCGGAAATGCTCGGAGATATGACTTCAGCGCAAAGTGTAAAAGTAAGAACTCGGGTCGGCCGAAACGAAATTCGATCCGTTTTGGAGGACATTCAAAGAATTCCTTCCATCCATGCAAAATGGCTGAACACACTTTCACTTCTCGAGCATATCGGAGCTAGAAAAATTCATGCCTCGCAAACGGGGATTTCCATTTCGGAAATGGTTCTACGACATGCGTCGGAAGAAGCTAGGCACGCGGCCTTTTTTAAAAAACTTGCTCTTAAGGTCGGATCCGAAGAATTTTCAAGCTACGAAGAGGCATCTTTACTGGCGGGAAATTCAGCGGTGATGTATTTCCAGAGATTGGATTCGCTAGTGAATCGTTCCTTATCCTCCGAAACGTTCGCCCTTGGAAAACGGAAACTTCTTTGTTATCTCTATGTTACAAAGTTAATTGAAGAGAGGGCCGGACTCGTGTACGAAGAATATGAGCAGGCATTGAGTTCAAGCGAAAGCGGAATTTCCCTGAAAAGCATCATCAAAGAAGAAGAGGCTCATTTGCAAGAAATGAATTTTCATCTACAGGATAGCGATCCGAAATTTAGCGAACGAACGGATTACTTTCGCGAAAAGGAATCGATGTTTTTTTCAAAATTCTTCGGAACGCTTAGAAATTTGGTTCCTAAAAATTCCTAAAGAGTGAACGGAAACCTGTTTTAGACTTCTATGAATTTACGAGGATTGTCGAAGTTATCATTTGTAATCGTTCTTTCATTCATATCGAGTATCGGAACGGACTCTCTTCGTTCACAAGAAGACTCCTCTGCCAGAAAGGATTCTCCGATAGGAATCGTCGTCTATTGTTCCCTTCCGGAAAAAGAAGGTCCATATTCGAAAGTATGGGAACGAAATCTTTCACTCTGGTATAAATCTTATAAGAAAAGAAAGCAGGAGGAAGGCGGGGATTCATTTTTAATCGCATCCGTTCCAAATCTTCCGAAGAATTCTCCCGAATTGGAAAGACTTCGCCGAGAGATCGGATTTGAAATACTGTTCCCCGGCGATCAAACCATTTCAAATAATGATAAACCGGCATCCGACAAAGTAAAAACGCCCGAAGCGATAGAAAAAGAACCTACCGGAAAGATTCGGAAAAGCAGGAAGGCAAAAAAAGAAGTAAAACGAAAAAAGAATCCATCCGATCAAACGAACGGAAAAAGGGAAAAAAAAACGAATTCGGTTAAATCACCGATCATCTTGCCGGTAACTGCGGTTCGTAAATCCATCGTCGACTTGACGTTCTTATTCTACTCTCCGACGGTAACTTCTTTAAAGTCCGCCGGAACTTCATCTTGGAAAGAAGAATTTCAATCCCAAATTTCCCTTGCGAAGCGGGAAGTCGATATTCATTTTTTATTAGTGCAGGATCCGACTCAATATTCGGCGGAAACTCCGAATGGAGTCGTCGCCGGAGAAATTCATTCGTTACGCCCAGTTCTTTTGGGGGACCTACCCGCAATTACTTTACTACCTTATTCACGCCCGCTTCGATTCTTTGAGGGGGAATATAGTTACGGTTGCGGAGCGAATCCGAATTCATTGGGAATAACCGTGCTGGAAGTGTTTTTCAGAAATGGGAAAATGATTCGAATTTCCGAGGAATCGTACACGTTGAATTCATCCGATTCGAATAAATCGTGGATTCTAGAATCAAACTAGGCTGCCTCCTGGTACAAACGAATTTACAGATTTCATGCCCTGACTAGATTGACTCCATGAGTCTCAATTGCGGCATCGTAGGACTTCCCAACGTAGGAAAATCCACGATCTTTAACGCCCTTACGAAAGCCGGGGCAGAAATGCAAAATTATCCCTTCTGTACCATCGAACCGAACAAAGGCATCGTAGAAGTTCCGGATCCGCGTCTGAATAGACTCGCCGAATTATACCTTCCTCAAAAAACCGTTCCCGCGATTATGGAATTCGTGGATATCGCTGGACTCGTAAAAGGAGCCAGTCAGGGAGAGGGACTTGGAAATAAATTTCTTTCCCATATTCGGGAAGTGGACGCTATCTGCCATGTGGTTAGAGCTTTTGAGGACGAAAATATCACTCATGTTCACGGAAAAATCGACCCGGTAGAGGATGCTCAGGTGGTTACCTTAGAACTGATCTTTGCAGATCTGGAATCCGCCGAAAAGCAACAGCAAAAAATCGCCAGAAATGCAAAGGCGGGCAATAAGGAGGCGATCGAAACGACTGCCATCCTGGAGAAAATTCTCAATGTTTTAAAAGCGGGAAAGCCAGCTCGTTTGGCGGAAATCAAGCCGGAAGAACGAAAGATCGTTAAAACATTTAATCTTATTACGTCCAAGCCAGTGATGTATGTGGCAAACATCAGCGACAAGTCGGCGTCCCAAAAGGACAATCCACTTGTTTCGGCCATCAAGAAAATGGCAGAGGAAGAAGGCGCCGAAGTAGTAACGCTTTGCGGGAAATTCGAGGAAGAGATTTCCGGACTGTCAAGAAACGAGCAGCTGGAATTTCTAACCGAAATCGGAGAAACCGAAAGCGGACTTGATAGAATGATTCATTCCGCATACAAACTCTTAGGTCTCGTGACTTTCTTTACCGCCGGTGAACAGGAAGTAAGAGCTTGGACCACGGATCTTGGAAGTACCGCGCCGATCGCAGCCTCGGTTATTCATACCGATTTTGAAAAAGGATTCATTAGAGCCGAAGTAATGAAATTCGAAGACTTAGATAGAACGGGAAGTCCCGCAAAAGTAAAGGAAGAGGGCAGACTTCGTCTGGAAGGAAAAGAATACATAGTTCAAGACGGAGATGTGATCTATTTCCGGGTTAACGCGTAATTCTTTCAGCCAGCCTGAACCTTATCCGCAAGCATATCCTTCCGGAAGGAATTCGGATTCGTACCCGTTAATTTTTTAAATTCAAGATAAAATGCGGATCGAGAGCTAAATCCCGCTCTTGATCCGATGTCGGTCGTATTTTCCTCGGGTAATTCCATTAAAAGATTTTTAGCTTCCTCGACCCGATATTGATTGATCAAGGAAGGGAAGCTAGTCTTAAATTCGGTATTAATCAATTCTGAAAGTTGATGTATCGTAATTCCTAATTCGCGAGCCACATGCTCCTCCTTTAAAGATTTAGTGAGAAAGATTTTTTCCGATTCCAGGAGTTGCCGAATTCGCTGGACAAAATGATTGACGTCCAAGGAGGTAAGATGCGATTTTCGCGCAGATCCCTCTCCTTCTTCTCGCCTTCGTATAATTTCCCGAGAAAGTAGGGAGACGAAAGCCGTCAAAAACGGAATGAAATACAAAACGCCGAAAACTGCAATACGGTTGTACGGGTAAAAATCAAAATGAAAAATAGTCTTATATAAATCGAGAAGAAGAAAAATTCCCCAAACGGAAATAAAGAACAAATCGTACACGGATCGAGGTCGTACGAAAGATATATGCGTTTTGCCGAAATACAGTATCATTAAACCGTAATTTGCTACCAATACGAGAATCCTATGGTCGTACCAGAATTGATATAAAGGAATTAATGGGTATAAGATTCCGGTTAAGCATACGATCCAAAATAAAGGAGATCTATAAACGCTCCCATTATCCTCCCGATCCCAAGCCGCTAAATAAAGAAAGAATGCGATATGAGTTATGCATAGGAATAAGAAATAATTATGCCGAAAGAGGTTATTTGCATTTCCCACAATCGAAGCAAATTCCTTTCCATGCAGGAAATATAAAGTAGCTGCCAGGGAAAATAAGTGAAACGGCAAAGCTAAAAAAAGAGGCTTTCGGGTTTTAAAAAAATGGAACCCGTTATAGCCCAAAGACAAAAGCAGCACGAATCCCATCGTGACAAAAATCACGGATCGTAGTCTAACGACCACCATGTAATCCTCTTCGGGAAGCAAACGAACCGGATAATTGATATCCTCATTGGAGAGAACATATAAATAAAAAGTTCGCTCTTCTTGCGGCTGTAGGCGTATGTTAAAGTGCGGCAGAGGGGAGATCAGATCGTTCCAGAGCGGATCAATATCGTATCCCGCAAAGCCTGCCTCGAATTTACCGTTACTATCAAGGGAGCAGAGTTCGGCATCAGGTACGTTCAACCAACCAAGGGCCAGAGTTCTAAAAATCGCCTCTTCTCCGGTATTAACCAACCGAAATCTCAGCCAATTTCCCGTCGGATTTCTTTTGACTCTCACGACTTCCGAGCTATTATGATGCCATTCCATACGACTGAGAGTCTCAATTGTTTCGACCTTACAATGCCGAAACTGAAATCCCCGGTATCTATATTCGATTTTAGAACTAATATTTTCCGTCGGGGAGCTCAATTTTAATAGAACAGTTTCCGCTCCTTTGATTACCGGATTCGGCAGGAGCGGGTCGGTCAAGAAAGTCGTCATAAAGAAAAGTAGAAAAGAGATCCATAACGTAGTATGCCCAAGGTCCCTTCGCCTCCTTTCTCTTTTCCAATTCACGTTTTTACAGTCTTCCTTACTTTCGCTCTATGTCAGGCTATCTTAATTTGCTACTAGGAACAGTAAAAAGTATAAGCAATTATCTTTCCCAGTCATTCCATTTTTTAATTTTAGGACCTTCTCAAAAGGATTGATTTTTGTCCGGAATTAGGATTCCGGGCCGTTTTTTCTTAATCTATCCATAATTATAATCTTGGAATATATAATTTTATGGTAAGGAGTGGTTGTCATAGTTCCTACAACCCATTGGCTCATCCCATCCATCCTTTTAGGATGCCTTCCGATCCTTAAAAATTGTGCTTCATGAGTTAAAAACCACTCAAATCTCAGGCTCACATTACTCTGCTACTTGAATATTTCCGACAAATTGACATTTGTCATTTAAAAAAAGGGCAAATTGCTGGTTATTGCAGCGCCCACTCAAATACGCTGAAATAACTTTCATTTTTTACTATTTAAGATTTTTTTTGATGTCCAAATTTATAAGTTTGGAAGGTCATGTAATACATAATCCTTCTCGGGTGAGGGGGAAATCGATAGAGCGGGGAGTGAAACCTCTGCAAATATTCGGCCTCTAAAATTACCCGAGAATTCAAAGGAGATTTTATGGATTTTCATGCCGTTATAGAGAACATCCTTAACCCCCCGGTATTGTTTTTCTTCCTGGGTATGGGAGCGGTTCTTTTTAAATCGGATCTAGTAATTCCGGATCAGATTGGAAAGTTCTTCTCGATGTTTTTGCTGTTCTCAATCGGGTTCAAGGGTGGACATGAGCTGTATAAAACCCCGTTTACTCAGGAGCATTTCTTCGTTCTCCTCGGGTGTTCTTTTATGGCGACCCTAGTTCCGATTTATGCGTATTACATCTTAAAAATTAAGCTGGACCGTCCGAACGCTGCCGCATTAGCGGGATCTTTCGGTTCGATTAGCGCTGTTACCTTCGTTACCGCGGGCGCGTTCCTGCACAACGTTGGCCAGGAATTTGGAGGATTTATCGTCGCAGGAATGGCGTTGATGGAGTCTCCCGCAATCGTTATCGCAGTTTTATTGGATAGAATAGGACGCACAAAAGCTGAGGGCGCGGGAAAAAACGGATTCTCTTGGAAACATTTACTTCATGAAGCTTTCTTCGGGTATTCCATTTATTTATTGTTAGGCGCCTTATTCGTGGGTTACTTTACCGGAGAATCCGGATGGAAGAAAGAATCACCGTTCTCCGAAAATTTATTCCAAGGAATCTTAACTCTGTTCCTACTTGATATGGGAATTTCCGCCGCAAAACGATTCAAAGAACTAACTCATGTCGGTTCTTTCTTGATTCTTGCAACGTTGATTATCATGGCAATCAACGTATCTTTAGGTATAGTTCTCGTTAAAATTATCGGAATGCCTTTAGGCGACGCATTCATGTTCGTCATACTATGCGCTTCCGCCTCTTACATTGCAGTTCCTGCAGCAATGAAAGGATCGATTCCGGATGCAAACCCGAGTATTTATCTCACAGTTGCACTATCGATCGTTTTCCCGATTAATATTATCGCGGGCATCCCTCTTTACTATTACCTAGTGAAGACGGTCCTCGGAGTATAACGGACTTAAGTGATTATCTTTAAACAAGATAGATAGAGATTAAAGATAAAGAAATGAAGCGACCTTCCGGCTTCGCTTAGCGAAGCCGGATTCAGCGCCAATGTATTTAACAAGGTGCGCGAGTTCCGTCATTTTTAAAAACAATGGACGGGAGTGATAAGTAAGTCCGGAAGGAAAATCCGGTAAAAATGAAACTCGGAGGAAGCAAATGAAAGTTCCCAACTTCGCAAAAAATAAATCGATTCAATTTTCAAAAAACGTTATTATCTTTCTAACCGTTACTACCGTCGTATCTGGGGTTTTTGGACAAGAAAAACCGGCCACTACGGTAACACCCGACCATTCCACGCCTGCAACTGGAACTCCTACTCAAACCGCCGCCAATTCGGATGACGAAACATATGTTTCACCGATGAAAGCTGGAGGTTTAACCGGAGATTATAACAGGGCTATCTTTCTCGATCCGGAATTAGGAAAAAAATTCCTGAATCGGAAAAAGGCCTGGTTAAACGACTGGATCCGCGTTGGAGCGTATATACGTCCTCGATATGAAGATCGGGAAAACCTTTCGTTCGATAGGGCGAATAAAGGTGATACCTCCAGAATCATGCAGACAACCCAACTCTTTTTCATTTTCGATCCTAGTCCTTATTTTTCGATGAAAGTAAACATTCAGGATGCGAGAGTTTGGGGAGGAGAAACGCCTGCCGCAGTGGGTGACACGCGGGCAAACACATTTGCAAGTACCGGTACGACAGTAGTTCCGGGACAACCCTCGAATAATACTGCCGGGCAGACTTCCATTCGTGAAGCCTGGTTTATGATTAAAAAACTGCCTATGAATGCGAAGGTTCAAATCGGTCGTCAAATTCCTTCTTATGGAGATCAACGAATGATAGGCGGGGCCAACTGGACGATTAACGGTCTTTCTTACGATGGAGCACGAGTCATGTTCGATCAAGACTGGTTCAACGTTCATCTTTTTGGCTATAAGTTAGTCTCCAATGCAAACGGGGTAAATAGCGTCTTATCTGCGAATGCTCCCATCACCTATACCGACCCTGTGACAGGAAAAACGGTAACGAATCAGGGGCAGCCTGACCAGTATTTAGTCGGAACTTATAATACCGTAAAAGCAAAAGATTGGTTCTTAGTGGATATTTATTCCTTAGGAGTATTAACTCACAAGACGCCTATTTCGCCGGCGGGCACGTTGACCGTTCCTTCAGCAGCGGGAGCCGATCTAACGCCTAATGCTTGGAATAAGCAGCAGAATAATCTAATCACTACCGGATTCAGAATTTCCAATCGGACTGCAAATAACAACCTTCCTGCCGCAGGACCTTGGGGAGGATGGGATTGGACATTGGAGAGCGCATGGCAGTCGGGAGCAACCGGCGTTAGAGTCGATAACTTGGTCGCAGGCCAGGATGTGACTCTTCCTTTAACCGTTAACGGAGTCACTTATAACGGCAGCGTTGCGGGTACGAAGAATCAGAAGTATTCCGGTGAATTTTTGGTTTTACAAACCGGATACACATTCTTTGAAAAGTTACGTTTCGGTGTTCAATATCAGTATGCTTCCGGAAATCACAATCGCGCGAGCGCAAGCAGTTCGACGTTCCAAACCATCGCGAATCCTCGGTTCGGAGTAATTCCGTATTTCAATAACGTTGCTGGGTTATCCGAGAATATTGATACGAAGAACTTAATCAGTAAATCGGTCCATGTATCCTATAAATCGAACGAATACGGAACCTTCTTTGTGTCCTACTTCGTAAACGACAAAGCTCAGGTTCAGGACGCTTGGTATGCGATTAACGGGACGGCGAACACAGGCTTTAGCACCGAAGCGAATACCGGCGTAACGAATGCCAATGGACAAACGGTTTACACTCTAGGAAAGCTAGGAAAGAATATATATAACGAATTCGATATCGCTTGGATGTATATGTTAAACGACTATGTTTCTCTCTGGATCGGAGCTGGATTCCTTTCCGCAGGAAATGCGGTTAAAAATCAGAGAAACGCACTCTATACATATACTGTCGCGAGCGACGGATCGATTTCGCTTACTTCGACGGCGGTTTTAAATCATTTAAACACTCCGTCGGTTTACGGTCCTGCAGGTGCAGCGTCTCAGGCGAGGATGTTCTACATGCAGTTTAATGCGGCGTTCTAATTGAATTAGGAGCAATATGACGATACTTGCTTATCTTGCGGTTGCGGCTTCGCTTTTAGTTCCCTTTCTGATCGGAAGGGTGTTAGGAGTGGATTTTCTGGGAGCGGATAGTTCGATCCTGATTGGACTAACGCTTCAGGCCGCGT
The Leptospira inadai serovar Lyme str. 10 genome window above contains:
- a CDS encoding sodium-dependent bicarbonate transport family permease; this translates as MDFHAVIENILNPPVLFFFLGMGAVLFKSDLVIPDQIGKFFSMFLLFSIGFKGGHELYKTPFTQEHFFVLLGCSFMATLVPIYAYYILKIKLDRPNAAALAGSFGSISAVTFVTAGAFLHNVGQEFGGFIVAGMALMESPAIVIAVLLDRIGRTKAEGAGKNGFSWKHLLHEAFFGYSIYLLLGALFVGYFTGESGWKKESPFSENLFQGILTLFLLDMGISAAKRFKELTHVGSFLILATLIIMAINVSLGIVLVKIIGMPLGDAFMFVILCASASYIAVPAAMKGSIPDANPSIYLTVALSIVFPINIIAGIPLYYYLVKTVLGV
- a CDS encoding alginate export family protein, whose protein sequence is MKVPNFAKNKSIQFSKNVIIFLTVTTVVSGVFGQEKPATTVTPDHSTPATGTPTQTAANSDDETYVSPMKAGGLTGDYNRAIFLDPELGKKFLNRKKAWLNDWIRVGAYIRPRYEDRENLSFDRANKGDTSRIMQTTQLFFIFDPSPYFSMKVNIQDARVWGGETPAAVGDTRANTFASTGTTVVPGQPSNNTAGQTSIREAWFMIKKLPMNAKVQIGRQIPSYGDQRMIGGANWTINGLSYDGARVMFDQDWFNVHLFGYKLVSNANGVNSVLSANAPITYTDPVTGKTVTNQGQPDQYLVGTYNTVKAKDWFLVDIYSLGVLTHKTPISPAGTLTVPSAAGADLTPNAWNKQQNNLITTGFRISNRTANNNLPAAGPWGGWDWTLESAWQSGATGVRVDNLVAGQDVTLPLTVNGVTYNGSVAGTKNQKYSGEFLVLQTGYTFFEKLRFGVQYQYASGNHNRASASSSTFQTIANPRFGVIPYFNNVAGLSENIDTKNLISKSVHVSYKSNEYGTFFVSYFVNDKAQVQDAWYAINGTANTGFSTEANTGVTNANGQTVYTLGKLGKNIYNEFDIAWMYMLNDYVSLWIGAGFLSAGNAVKNQRNALYTYTVASDGSISLTSTAVLNHLNTPSVYGPAGAASQARMFYMQFNAAF